One part of the Cinclus cinclus chromosome 20, bCinCin1.1, whole genome shotgun sequence genome encodes these proteins:
- the LOC134052120 gene encoding myosin heavy chain, skeletal muscle, adult-like isoform X3 produces MASGDAEMAVFGEAAPYLRKSEKERIAAQNKPFDAKSSVFVVHPKESFVKGTVTSRESGKVTVKTEGGETLTVKEDQIFSMNPPKYDKIEDMAMMTHLHEPAVLYNLKERYAAWMIYTYSGLFCVTVNPYKWLPVYNPEVVLAYRGKKRQEAPPHIFSISDNAYQFMLTDRENQSILITGESGAGKTVNTKRVIQYFATIAASGDKKKEEKSSGKMQGTLEDQIISANPLLEAFGNAKTVRNDNSSRFGKFIRIHFGATGKLASADIETYLLEKSRVTFQLKAERSYHIFYQIMSNKKPELIEMLLITTNPFDFPFVSQGEITVPSIDDKEELMATDSAIDILGFTADEKTAIYKLTGAVMHYGNLKFKQKPREEQAEPEGTEVADKAAYLMGLNSADMLKALCYPRVKVGNEYVTKGQTAQQVHNAVGALAKALYERMFLWMVVRINEQLDTKQPRQYFIGVLDIAGFEIFDFNSFEQLCINFTNEKLQQFFNHHMFVLEQEEYKKEGIEWTFIDFGMDLAACIELIEKPMGIFSILEEECMFPKATDTSFKNKLYDQHLGKSSNFQKPKPTKGKVEAHFSLVHYAGTVDYNITGWLEKNKDPLNETVIGLYQKSSVKTLALLFANYGGADSGWFFEFHKGAKKKGSSFQTVSALFRENLNKLMTNLRSTHPHFVRCIIPNETKTPGAMEHELVLHQLRCNGVLEGIRICRKGFPNRVLYADFKQRYKVLNASAIPEGQFIDSKKACEKLLGSIDIDHTQYKFGHTKVFFKAGLVGLLEEMRDEKLAQLITRTQARCRGFLMRVEYQRMVERRESIFCIQYNIRAFMNVKHWPWMKLFFKIKPLLKSAESEKEMANMKQEFEKTKEELAKSEAKRKELEEKMVKLVQEKNDLQLQVQSEADALADAEERCDQLIKTKIQLEAKIKEVTERAEDEEEINAELTAKKRKLEDECSELKKDIDDLELTLAKVEKEKHATENKVKNLTEEMAALDETIVKLTKEKKALQEAHQQTLDDLQAEEDKVNTLTKAKIKLEQQVDDLEGSLEQEKKLRMDLERAKRKLEGDLKLAQDSIMDLENDKQQLDEKLKKKDFEISQIQSKIEDEQLLGMQFQKKIKELQARIEELEEEIEAERTSRAKAEKHRADLSRELEEISERLEEAGGATAAQVEMNKKREAEFQKMRRDLEEATLQHEATAAALRKKHADSTAELGEQIDNLQRVKQKLEKEKSEMKMEIDDLASNIESVSKAKANLEKMCRTLEDQLSEYKTKEEQNQRMISDLSAQRARLQTESGEYGRQVEEKDALISQLSRGKQAFTQQIEELKRQLEEEIKAKNALAHALQSARHDCDLLREQYEEEQEAKGELQRALSKANSEVAQWRTKYETDAIQRTEELEEAKKKLAQRLQDAEEHVEAVNAKCASLEKTKQRLQNEVEDLMIDVERSNAACAALDKKQKNFDKILAEWKQKYEETQAELEASQKESRSLSTELFKMKNAYEESLDHLETMKRENKNLQQEISDLTEQIAEQGKAIHELEKVKKQIEQEKSEIQAALEEAEASLEHEEGKILRLQLELNQVKAEIDRKVAEKDEEIDQMKRNHLRVVESLQSSLDAEIRSRNEALRLKKKMEGDLNEMEIQLSHANRVAAEAQKNLRNTQAVLKDTQIHLDDALRTQDDLKEQVAMVERRANLLQAEIEELRAALEQTERSRKVAEQELLDATERVQLLHTQNTSLINTKKKLETDIAQIQGEMEDTIQEARNAEEKAKKAITDAAMMAEELKKEQDTSAHLERMKKNLDQTVKDLQLRLEEAEQLALKGGKKQIQKLEARVRELEGEVDAEQKRSAEAVKGVRKYERRVKELTYQSEEDRKNILRLQDLVDKLQMKVKSYKRQSEEAEQLSNVNLSKFRKIQHELEEAEERADIAESQVNKLRAKSREFHRRIEEEE; encoded by the exons ATGGCCTCTGGAGATGCTGAGATGGCTGTTTTTGGGGAGGCAGCTCCTTACCTACGAAAATCGGAAAAGGAGAGAATTGCAGCCCAAAATAAACCTTTTGATGCCAAGTCATCTGTGTTTGTGGTTCATCCTAAAGAATCCTTTGTGAAAGGGACAGTCACGAGCAGGGAATCAGGAAAAGTCACTGTCAAGACTGAAGGGGGAGAG ACCCTGACCGTGAAGGAAGATCAAATCTTCTCCATGAACCCTCCCAAGTATGACAAAATCGAGGACATGGCCATGATGACCCACCTCCACGAACCCGCTGTGCTGTACAACCTCAAAGAGCGTTACGCAGCCTGGATGATCTAC ACCTACTCGGGTCTCTTCTGCGTCACCGTCAACCCCTACAAGTGGCTGCCGGTGTACAACCCCGAGGTGGTGTTGGCCTACCGAGGCAAGAAGCGCCAGGAGGCCCCTCCACACATCTTCTCCATCTCTGACAATGCCTATCAGTTCATGCTGACTG ATCGGGAGAACCAGTCCATCCTGATCAC CGGAGAATCCGGTGCTGGGAAGACTGTGAACACAAAGCGTGTCATCCAGTACTTTGCAACAATTGCAGCCAGTGGAGacaagaagaaggaggagaagtcATCAGGCAAAATGCAG GGAACGCTTGAGGATCAAATCATCAGCGCCAACCCACTGCTGGAGGCCTTTGGAAACGCCAAGACCGTGAGGAACGACAACTCCTCACGCTTT GGCAAATTCATCAGAATCCACTTTGGGGCCACAGGCAAACTGGCTTCTGCTGACATTGAAACTT ATCTGCTGGAGAAGTCCAGAGTTACTTTCCAGCTCAAGGCGGAAAGGAGCTACCACATCTTTTATCAGATCATGTCCAACAAGAAGCCAGAGCTAATCG aaatgctcCTCATTACCACCAATCCATTTGACTTCCCTTTTGTGAGTCAAGGGGAGATCACTGTCCCCAGCATTGATGACAAGGAGGAGTTGATGGCGACAGAT AGTGCCATTGACATCCTGGGCTTCACTGCAGATGAGAAAACAGCCATCTACAAGTTGACAGGGGCTGTCATGCACTATGGGAACCTGAAGTTCAAGCAGAAACCAagagaggagcaggcagagcctgaAGGCACAGAAG ttgcTGACAAGGCTGCCTACCTGATGGGTCTGAACTCAGCTGATATGCTGAAGGCCCTCTGCTACCCCCGAGTCAAGGTGGGGAACGAATACGTGACCAAGGGCCAAACAGCACAGCAG gTACACAATGCTGTGGGTGCCCTGGCAAAGGCGCTCTATGAGAGAATGTTCCTGTGGATGGTTGTTCGCATCAATGAACAGCTGGACACAAAGCAGCCCAGGCAGTACTTCATTGGTGTCCTGGACATTGCTGGCTTTGAGATCTTTGAT tttaacaGCTTTGAGCAGCTGTGCATCAACTTCACCAATGAGAAACTGCAACAGTTCTTCAACCACCACATGTtcgtgctggagcaggaggagtaCAAGAAGGAGGGGATTGAATGGACATTCATTGATTTTGGGATGGACCTGGCTGCCTGCATTGAGCTCATTGAGAAG cccatGGGCATCTTCTCCATCCTGGAAGAGGAGTGCATGTTCCCCAAGGCAACTGACACCTCTTTCAAGAACAAGCTCTATGACCAGCACCTGGGCAAGTCCAGCAACTTCCAGAAGCCAAAACCTACCAAAGGCAAGGTTGAGGCCCACTTCTCCCTGGTGCATTACGCTGGCACAGTGGACTACAACATCACTGGCTGGCTGGAGAAGAACAAGGACCCTCTGAATGAAACTGTCATTGGGCTGTACCAGAAATCATCTGTGAAGACCCTGGCTTTACTCTTTGCCAACTATGGTGGAGCAGATTCAGGTTGGTTCTTTGAATTCCAT AAAGGTGCCAAGAAGAAGGGTTCTTCCTTCCAGACTGTCTCAGCTCTTTTTCGG GAGAATTTAAACAAGCTGATGACCAACCTGAGAAGCACCCACCCCCATTTTGTACGGTGCATCATCCCAAATGAAACTAAAACACCTG GTGCCATGGAGCATGAGCTGGTGCTGCACCAGCTGCGCTGTAACGGCGTGCTGGAAGGGATCAGGATTTGCAGGAAAGGATTTCCCAACAGAGTCCTGTATGCAGATTTTAAACAGAG atATAAAGTATTAAATGCCAGTGCTATCCCAGAGGGACAGTTCATTGACAGCAAGAAGGCTTGTGAGAAACTTCTTGGATCAATTGATATAGACCATACTCAATACAAATTTGGTCACACTAAG GTGTTCTTCAAAGCTGGGCTGGTGGGCCTTTTGGAAGAGATGAGGGATgagaagctggcacagctcaTCACTCGCACCCAGGCCAGGTGCAGGGGCTTCCTGATGAGGGTGGAGTACCAGAGAATGGTGGAGAGGAG GGAGTCCATCTTCTGCATCCAGTACAACATTCGTGCATTCATGAATGTCAAACACTGGCCATGGATGAAGCTGTTCTTCAAGATCAAGCCCTTGCTGAAGAGTGCAGAGTCTGAGAAGGAAATGGCCAACATGAAACAAGAGTTTGAGAAAACCAAGGAGGAGCTTGCAAAGTCGGAAGCAAAGcggaaggagctggaggagaaaatggTGAAACTGGTGCAGGAGAAAAAtgacctgcagctccaggtTCAGTCT GAAGCTGATGCTTTGGCTGATGCTGAGGAAAGGTGTGACCAGCtcatcaaaaccaaaatccagcTGGAAGCCAAAATTAAGGAGGTGACTGAAAGGGCAGAGGATGAAGAGGAAATTAATGCTGAGCTGACAGCCAAGAAGAGGAAACTGGAGGATGAATGTTCAGAGCTGAAGAAAGACATTGATGACCTTGAGCTAACACTGGCCAaggtggagaaggaaaaacatgCCACGGAAAACAAG GTGAAAAACCTGACTGAGGAGATGGCAGCCTTGGACGAGACCATTGTGAAGCtgacaaaagagaagaaagcccTCCAAGAGGCCCATCAGCAGACCCTGGATGacctgcaggcagaggaggacAAAGTCAATACTCTGACCAAAGCCAAGATCAAGCTGGAACAGCAAGTGGACGAT CTGGAAGGGTCCCTGGAGCAAGAGAAGAAACTGCGCATGGACCTGGAGAGAGCTAAGAGGAAACTGGAAGGGGACCTGAAGCTGGCCCAGGACAGCATCATGGATTTGGAGAAtgacaagcagcagctggatgagAAACTGAAGAA gaaagaCTTTGAAATCAGCCAGATCCAGAGCAAGATCGAGGATGAGCAACTTCTAGGCATGCAATTTCAGAAGAAGATCAAGGAGTTGCAG GCCCGTattgaggagctggaggaggaaattGAGGCAGAGAGAACCTCTCGCGCTAAAGCAGAGAAGCATCGGGCTGACCTGtccagggagctggaggagatcAGCGAGCGCCTGGAAGAAGCAGGAGGGGCCACAGCAGCTCAGGTGGAGATGAACAAGAAGCGTGAGGCAGAATTCCAGAAGATGCGCCGTGACCTGGAAGAGGCCACGCTGCAGCACGAGGCCACGGCTGCCGCCCTGCGCAAGAAGCACGCggacagcacagctgagctgggggagCAGATCGACAACCTGCAACGCGTGAagcagaagctggagaaggagaagagtgAGATGAAGATGGAGATTGATGACTTGGCCAGTAACATAGAGTCTGTCTCCAAAGCCAAG GCAAATCTGGAGAAGATGTGCCGCACTCTGGAAGACCAGCTGAGTGAATATAAAACAAAGGAGGAACAGAATCAGCGCATGATTAGTGATCTTAGTGCTCAAAGAGCTCGTCTGCAGACAGAATCTG GTGAATATGGACGGCAGGTGGAGGAAAAAGATGCTTTAATTTCTCAGCTGTCTAGAGGGAAACAGGCTTTCACCCAGCAGATTGAAGAACTGAAGCGGCAACTAGAAGAAGAGATAAAG GCCAAGAATGCCCTGGCCCACGCCCTGCAGTCCGCTCGCCACGACTGTGACTTGCTCCGAGAACAAtatgaggaggagcaggaggccaAGGGGGAGCTGCAGCGAGCCCTGTCCAAGGCCAACAGTGAAGTGGCCCAGTGGAGAACCAAATATGAGACGGACGCGATTCAGCGCACGGAGGAGCTCGAGGAGGCCAA GAAGAAGCTGGCCCAGCGTCTGCAGGATGCAGAGGAACATGTTGAGGCTGTCAATGCCAAATGTGCCTCCCTGGAAAAGAcaaagcagaggctgcagaatgAAGTGGAGGACCTGATGATTGACGTGGAGAGATCcaatgctgcctgtgctgctctggataAGAAGCAGAAGAACTTTGACAAG ATCCTGGCAGAATGGAAGCAGAAGTATGAGGAAACgcaggctgagctggaggcTTCCCAGAAGGAGTCACGCTCTCTCAGCACGGAGCTGTTCAAGATGAAGAATGCCTATGAGGAGTCCTTGGACCACCTGGAAACAATGAAGCGGGAGAACAAGAACTTGCAGC AGGAGATTTCTGACCTCACAGAGCAGATTGCTGAGCAAGGAAAGGCAATTCATGAGCTGGAGAAAGTCAAGAAGCAGATTGAGCAGGAGAAGTCTGAAATTCAGGCTGCTCTAGAGGAAGCTGAG GCCTCCCTGGAACATGAGGAGGGGAAGATCCTGCGCCTGCAGCTTGAGCTTAATCAGGTCAAGGCTGAGATTGACAGGAAGGTAGCTGAGAAAGATGAGGAGATTGACCAGATGAAGAGAAATCACCTGCGAGTGGTGGAGTCCTTGCAGAGCAGCTTGGATGCTGAGATCAGGAGCAGGAATGAAGCCTTGAGGCTGAAGAAGAAGATGGAGGGAGATCTGAATGAAATGGAGATTCAGCTGAGCCATGCCAACCGTGTGGCTGCAGAGGCACAGAAGAACCTGAGAAACACCCAGGCAGTGCTCAAG GACACCCAGATCCATCTGGATGATGCCCTCAGGACACAGGATGACCTGAAGGAGCAGGTGGCCATGGTGGAGCGCAGAGCAAACCTGCTGCAGGCTGAAATTGAGGAGCTCCgggcagccctggagcagaCGGAGCGGTCGAGGAAAgtggctgagcaggagcttCTGGATGCCACTGAACGTGTGCAGCTCCTCCACACCCAG AACACCAGCTTGATCAACACCAAGAAGAAGCTGGAAACGGACATTGCCCAGATCCAGGGTGAAATGGAGGATACCATCCAGGAAGCCCGCAATGCTGAGGAGAAGGCCAAGAAGGCCATCACAGAT GCGGCCATGATGGCAGAAGagctgaagaaggagcaggACACCAGTGCCCACCTGGAGAGAATGAAGAAGAACCTGGACCAGACAGTGAAGGACCTGCAGCTTCGTCTGGAAGAGGCTGagcagctggcactgaagggagggaagaagcagatCCAGAAGCTGGAGGCCAGG GTGCGGGAGCTGGAAGGGGAGGTTGATGCTGAGCAGAAGCGCAGCGCTGAAGCCGTGAAGGGTGTGCGCAAGTACGAGCGGAGGGTGAAGGAACTGACCTACCAG TCTGAGGAAGACAGGAAGAATATTCTCAGGCTGCAGGATCTGGTGGACAAGCTGCAAATGAAAGTGAAATCCTACAAGAGACAATCTGAGGAGGCT gagcagctgtcCAATGTCAACCTGTCCAAGTTCCGCAAGATCCAGCATGAGCTGGAGGAAGCCGAGGAGCGGGCTGACATTGCAGAGTCACAGGTCAACAAGCTCCGGGCCAAGAGCCGGGAGTTCCATAGGAGGATAGAAGAGGAAGAGTGA